A window of Phragmites australis chromosome 15, lpPhrAust1.1, whole genome shotgun sequence genomic DNA:
CCAATGCCGTGACCACCAAGTCGCTCGCAGTCACGACTGGACCCCGCATACGTGTGCGCGTGGGCCCCGTGCCGCTTACCGCCCCCGCGCGCCGCCTGCACGGCTGCGCCCTTCGCCGCACAGGCCGCACCACTCACTCTCCCACCCAGCCCTCGCCCGCGCCCGTGCGCAGCTATATATCTCTCTCCACCCAGCCAACGCCTCCATCAAGCCACGCTCACACACACCCACCACTTTCCTACTtgtccacctctctctctctctctctctctgctccgtGGTCAACTCTGCGATCGGGCCGGAGATCTCCCCATGGAGCTCGACGCCCTCGACGTGTCCAGCAAGCCGCatgtgccgccgccgccgcagccgatGGACTCGTGGGCAAGCGGAGGGCGCCGGTCGAAGCGCCACGCCGGGAGCACGGGCGGAAGCGCCAACCAGTCTGAGGAGGAGTACCTCGCGCTCTGCCTCCTGATGCTCTCGCGCGGCGTCCGCGGCGTCGCTGAGGACGGCAGAGGAGTCGCCAGGAGCACGGGCGCGgccacgacggcggcggcgaaggcgagCCAGGGATACGAGTGCTCGGTGTGCGGCAAGGTGTACGCGTCCTACCAGGCGCTGGGCGGGCACAAGACGAGCCACCGGAAGCAGTCGGAGCCGTCGCAACCTGCgcaggcggcggcgccggcctcGCCCGGCGACGAGGCGTCCGGCGGCAGCGCGCAGGAAGAGAAGGTGCACCGGTGCTCGCTCTGTCTTCGCACGTTCCCGTCGGGGCAGGCGCTGGGCGGGCACAAGCGGCTGCACTACGAGGGCAGcgccgcggtggcggcggaCGGGGTCAAGGACAAGAAACCCGTCAAGGCGAAGGCCAGCGTAGCTACGGCCACGGAGGTGCTGCGGGACTTCGACCTGAACctaccggcggcggcggccgcaaCCGTAGCCGTGGTGACgagggaggaggacgagagcgCACCGTCGGAGGCCAAGCGGGTGCGGATGCTTCTGGTTGTCTGAtcagcggcggaggcggcgtcTAGGTTTTGCTGGTTTTAGGAGTTGTTTAACTTAGGTTTTAAtcgttgtttggttggttagttGATTGCTGATTAATGTTGGTTGCTTGATGGAGACCGCGCTTGCATGGGTTGGTTTCGGTGGTGGTATACTGTTCAATTCAAGGAGCTAATTTTCTGGCTCCAGCACTTATACCTATTCATATGTCTATATTTTATGACTCGAACAGTTAGATCACTGCTACAGAATATAGGTTTATTATTGGTTTGAAATTGATTTTTACTGTTAGTTTTAGAATTGGTAGTATGTAACCACCGACAATAATAGTTAGATAATTATTACTGTCAGGCTTTTCCAACCGGTTGTGTTGgttttctggaaaaaaaaaaaagacgacGGGCGCTAGCCCGCTGGTCTAGAGCATTAGAGCATTCGTCCTGTGCCTATTTTCAGGTATTGCAAATCAAATggcacagaaaaaaaaattgcagtgaAGGACTGAAGGGAAGCGAAAAAAAGAAGCTAGAACAAATTGGATAACTTACACAGCTAGCTGCAATCGCTAGGAATCGGAAAATTGACATGTCATGAATTTGTACAATGATAGCAGGCAAATCAAGAGGCTAAAATACATTCAGGCACTTCGTTGAACACATTACTGCGCCCACACCACGTAGTGAAACAAACAAGAGAGTGTCGTCTTCCCCACCGTAGTGAACCAGCGAGCTTGCCGCCGAACCACCTTCGTCACCTTCGGCCACCGAACAATAGGAGTATCTCTTGGCACGCGCTCCGGTATTACGTAGTCTAAATATTTATCTTTCTCTACTCTAAAACTCTTACATCAAACTCTTAAATAGGTGATATAAGAgactcaagtggctagttcaaactatttcataaaaatatttctttatttatagaCTAAAAAACTTAGTCTAAGTTCTtatcttttttctaaaatactcaTCTCTTATAGTATACTTCTATCTACCATTGAgaatattttgatctatttttttcttcattcatcAGATGTCCACGGCGCCTGTAGGGGaatcatccaaataatattctagttaatcatcaagtcgatcatttacataatcacaacttcaacgattaaccagaatcccggtagtcccggtacgTATTTTATACTCAAGATCGGACACATACATTTCTAACATAAGCAATTataaccaagcttaataaagagtaagtaattaaatcatattacaagtttttaattatttataagtttaataatttacagcaaaagagatatGGAAGGATATTAAAACTGATCAATTCCTAGTCAACAGAgaaaactacgcagcggaaacaaaagctaaagatgGTAAAAGATAGGTGAAGCTATATGTCCTTAAGTTTCACCTCAAAAGtgcgacctccgagtagttgcctactcattcccgccgctAGCATCGACGAGCGTGAAGTAGCtaaacaccacctcttcctcacttgcaaaacctgtagagcagctgagtacgaaggtactcgcaatacTTAATCCATATATGGTGCATATAAATAATATGActttaaggattatgcattgggcTATTAACAAGGAAAAATATCACAAGattgattaaaacatatgcaTCCACAACCTCGACACAGATATGTGAGCacctaaacataaccaacatACCCTTTCAAACCTGTAGCTACCAACctacacataaatgtaaatgaaACCATAGTAATACATCACTCGCCAGCCATCAACATTACCCAACATACCATTCATATCATTATCCCACGTTCGTAACTCTACGATCGACGTAAATAGacagaaacatgctcatgaccgagagcgtgacaatttgaattgttattACACCCTACAAGGGTACTCCTTTACATACATGACTTGAGAACCATACGGCTCATGTGTCCACATAGACCCACGcgaggggtactcgtgtcaacctttcccaataaaccccAACTATTTGATCATAcgccgataggtgcgggggtcgtccataactactctcggagcaaattGGATATCCCTACAAGCCTGCCCACTCAAAATATAGACTCGCACGCCAAAagaccacaactacaaaggtattcggttTATCGTtaccatatgcgacatgtagtaagcacgaaaagtgctaaagccaaccgcaccgacggacggtgcttaattGATGCAAAGCGatctatcactactacagaactagg
This region includes:
- the LOC133893108 gene encoding zinc finger protein 36-like, with translation MELDALDVSSKPHVPPPPQPMDSWASGGRRSKRHAGSTGGSANQSEEEYLALCLLMLSRGVRGVAEDGRGVARSTGAATTAAAKASQGYECSVCGKVYASYQALGGHKTSHRKQSEPSQPAQAAAPASPGDEASGGSAQEEKVHRCSLCLRTFPSGQALGGHKRLHYEGSAAVAADGVKDKKPVKAKASVATATEVLRDFDLNLPAAAAATVAVVTREEDESAPSEAKRVRMLLVV